AGTGGACAATGCAGGAGCGAGCGAAACAAGAACGATTGAGTATCTCGGTGAAAAGTATACCGTTTTGCAAAAGGTAGAAAAAATTGTGATTACTGGAGCTATGGAAGCGATGGAGGATGCGGTAGTGCTTGACGTTCATCCAGTAGGGGCAATATCGATAGGTGGAAAGTTTCCGGAAATGTTTGCTTCGGTAACGGGCAAGTCGGAATCAATTGGTGAAAAACAAGAACCCAACTTTGAGAAAATATTGCTATTAAAGCCAGACGTTATTTTAGGTTCATCCAAGTTCCAAAAAGAAGCGGTGGAGAAATTGCAAAAAATCGCTCCCACTATTTTGGTATCGCATATTGCTACAGACTGGGAATCTAATTTGAAGCTAATGGCAGAATTAACGGGAAAGCAAGCAGAGGCAGACAAGATTCTATCCCAATATGAAACAGATACACAAGCAGTAAAAGCATTGTTAAAAGAAAAGCTTCAAGGCAAAAAAGTAGCCACTGTTCGCATTCGTGGGTCACAAGTTTTCGTTTACCCGAAAGATGTTTACTTTAACCCTGTCTTATACGACGAAATTGGTTTGGAGGTTCCGCAACAGATAAGCATGGCGAAAACGCAAGAAGCGATCTCTATCGAGCAGCTGGCGGAAATGAACCCGGATTATTTATTTGTACAATTCTCTACGAGTGAAACGCAAGATGCGAAACATGCATTTGAAGACTTGAAAAAGAATCCCGTTATACAAAACCTGAATGCCTTTAAACAAGATCACGTATATGTCAATGTGGTTGATCCTCTTATGGAAGGAGGTCCCGCTTATAGTCGAATCAAGTTTCTAGAAGGTGTGCAAAAGCACCTAGATAAGTAATGGAAGATGCCGCGAATGCTGTGAACAAAGCGATGCAATACGTGACGCCTGATGCAAACGCGTACGGAATGGTTTCCTCGCACAATGACTTGTTCAAGCAAAAAAACGCGAGCCTGATGAAGAATTTGTATACGAAATAAAAGCCAGACCAGTTGGTCCGCTAGGAGCCGGTCATCAAGTTAAGCAGGGAGCAAGAGAATCCGAAGTTGGTCTTCACACCATCGGCGACGAAGACTTCTGCAGCGTCTACAGTGAGCAGGGAGTCTTATCATAAGTAGGGCAAAGTTGAAAAACGTAGAGGGTTTTATTTGAATACGACTATTTAGAAACGCTAAAACTTTACTTGAATAAACATACCTCTATTATCCTACCAACTAATGGTGGTCTTTACTTTGAACCTACTAATTTGAGCCGTATCACAAGTAACGGAAAAGTTGTTGAACTAACGGACTCGATAGTTAAATAAAAAGAGGCAGTCAGAAACGTGTTTTTTTGTTCCTGACTGCCTCTTTAATTTTGATATCTAGGTACATATGCGATTACATGTAGTTCTTAACATATAGTCATGCTCGCTGGAAGCAGGAACGATCAGAGAGTGGTGGCAATTACAAGAATAATAGGTTTCTTCGCAGTATTTTAAGTCAAATGACGATGCAGAAAGTCAAGCACTTGGGCAAATGCCTGCTGGACGTTTTCTTTATCCAGCTGTCGATCAAACAAGTGGTCTTCACCAGGAAGGGTAAGGAGCGTATGCTCGATTCCAGCACGTTTTAACCGTTCCGCCATACATATAGATTCTTCACAGGGAACATCATGATCTGTTTCCCCATGTAGGAGCATAATAGGGGGAGACGAATGGTCCACGCACTCAATCGGACAGAGCAGTCTTAGCTCCTCCTTATTTTGGATGGGGCCCAGTCCCGTAGTCTCCCGAATCCAGCTACCTTGCTGACGGTAATATAAATAAAGACCGAATCTTTGCTGGATGGAGCTTTCTGTGAGTATTTCTTTCGTGATTAATTGATCGGCTAACTTCTTTGGGACGATTGTTTTTTGTAAGTAAAAGGGACTAGGCTCTGACGCCCATCCCCCTCGAATATCCCCATAACCGTAAAAAGAGACGACTGCTTTCACATATGACTCTTTAGAGCCTGCAAGTAACGCGAGATAACCTCCCGCAGAAGAACCTATTACAGCTATAGCTGATGGCTCGATATCAAGCATGCTCGGGGCTTGGTCACAAACCCACCGAAGTGCATCCCGAACATCTTCGATTATAGCTGGGAGCTTGGTTTCCGGAGCCAATCGATAATCGATAGAGAAAACATGGAATCCAGCTTGATTATACTGCTTGACCTGCTCCTGCAAAATTTCTTTTCTCGATCCAAAAATAAAACCACCCCCATGGATATAGACGATTACAGGGGAGTTGGTGTTGCTGGCGCTGTAAAAATCTCCGAGCAGGTTAATTCCGTTAACCGTTTTATAACAAATTGTTCTCATTTCGTTTCTCCTTTTGAGTCCGACTTTTCTGTTACTATGTATCTTAACGAAGACTTCTACTGTTAGTATTGGTATGCTTATAGTACTGTCTTCCGACGCAAGACTCAATAGCTGGTATGGGAACACATTAGAAAATGGGGCCTTTTCTCTACATAATAAGACAGCTGAGATTATTTCTACTGAAGGGGTTGAGGTTGAGGATATGGAGTTTAGGATAGAACATCTACTGAAAATGGATAGATTACAGGATGCGGTGGTATTAGGAGGAAAAAAAGGGCTTTCCAATGTGATTAAAGGGATCACAATAATGGAAGCTCCCGATATTGCAGATTGGCTGAAGGGTGGGGAGATGCTACTGACCAGCTTATATCCAATCCGTAATTATACGGAGGAGGAACAGCGAGAATTTGTCTCTCGTCTTGCTGACAAGGGAGTTAGTGCTTTGCTGATCAAAAACCACCGATTCGTCAAAAAAATCCCGGATGCTATCGTGGAAGCAGGCGAGAAATCAGATTTGCCTATTATCCAGATTCCCCAAGACATTCCTTATGTGGACGTGCTTTATCCGGTTATGGAAGAGCTGTTTAATAATCAGGTGATGAAGCTTAAATACTTTATAGAAGTGCATGACCGTTTCACAGCGCTTTCTCTAACGGATGCTGGTCTGGAATCCATTATCACTACATTAGGGGAATTGATTGGGAACCCTGTCGCTATTTATGATCGGAATTTTGTTTGTATGACGGCGACATCCTCATACACGATGCCAACAGAACAACAGGAGAGTATTGTAGAACGTGGGAAAACAGTCGAAACCAAATTCCCTTATTATTGGTTAACGGCGCAGGTTACTGAATTTGAATCAGAAACTAAATTAGTCGAGCAGTTAGTCGTGCCAATTCGGACGATCAATCATATTAAGGTACATCTCGTTATCACAGAAGTTCGTAAGCAACTGGAAGAGCTGGATTTTATTGCGATCGAAAATGCCGCTACAGCTCTTTCCCTTGAACTAGTCAAACAATTTGCCGTAGCAGAAGTGGAGCGGGAATTTAAAAACGACATTATTGACGACCTTTTAGCGGGAAAAAGCCAAATGCTAGAAACGGTGTATCATCGGGCTAATTTGATCGGTTGGGATTTAGACCGTTCATATGCTGTGCTTTTGTTTCATGTGAAAGAAGAGTTTACTTCTCTGAGTCAAAACGAAATGAACAAGCCCAGAAGTTCACGCAGATTACAAACAAAAACCTTTAGCTATTTACACGAAGTTGTACGTTCCCATTTTGCGGATGGTATTCTGCGTAGACGGGGAGATACGATTATCCTACTTTTACCGGTTAACCAGCAGGAAGGGAAGGGGAAAAACTGGCTACCCACTGTGAAAGAGAAAGCACGTGAGATTCAGGAGAATATTCGTGAGAAAGCCAAAGACATTGTGGTACAAGTTGGCATCGGTAATGTGGCAGAAACCGTAATGGATATTTCCGGAAGATATCAAGAGGCGCAGGATGCATTGGATCTAGGGGAGAAGCTCTATGGTAAAGAATCGATTACCGCCTTTGCTGAGCTTGGTCTTTTCCGACTGCTTTGCCAATTTCCAGACCCTGCCGTACTAACCTCTTTTATCCCACCTTCTTTAAGTAGATTAGTCGAAAGCAAGAATGCTATCAAAAATGATTTGCTACATACACTAGAAGTATTTTTAGAGCATAACCAAAATGCTGCAAAAGCAGCTCATGACCTATTTGTTCATTACAAAACGGTCATGTATAGACTGGAGCGGATCAGAGAAATAACTGGCATGGATTTTGAAGACTCGGAGGAGATGTTAGGAGTGCGTGTAGGCCTCAAGATTCTAAATTTGGTAAAAACTGATAGATAAAACTAGAAATGTATGATTGACGGGCCTGTGCCCGTCTTTTTTTTACCCAAGTTGGATAAAGAATTAGCTCGACTTTTATCCACTACTGTTAATGACTCTATATTAGTAAGCGCTTACAATAAGGATGCAAGTAAGGTAACGTCATTTGAATCAAATTCATCATCATAGAAAGGAACAGTGAGTATGGGAGAGTTAAGTAAAGAGATCGTACAGCATTTGGAGTGGCTGGGTCATTTTGGGAAAGAACCTGAAGGGGGCATTTCCCGATTTCTCTACTCCAAAGAGTGGTTGGAGGCTCAAAAAGCTTTAGAGGACTGGATGAACAAAGAAGGCTTCGACTTTCACTTTGATGAGGTAGGTAATTTATTTGGAGGCCTTCAGGGAACCAAGTACCAAGATGAAACCATTTTGACCGGTTCTCACGTGGATACGGTAGGGAATGGTGGATTGTACGATGGTCAGTACGGTATTATCGCAGGATTGCTTGCGATTAAATATCTAAAGGAAAAATACGGGAACCCGCTACGTAATCTACAAGTGGTATCTATGGCTGAGGAAGAAGGAAGTCGTTTCCCTTATGCATTCTGGGGTTCCAAAAATATCGTATGTACAGCAAAGCGTGAAGAAGTGGAAAACATCGCAGACTTTGATGGCATAGCTTTCGTGGATGCGATGAGAGAGTGCGGATTTGATTTTCGCAAGGAATCCACAGAGCTTCGCAAAGATCTGAAAACATTTGTAGAAATCCATATCGAGCAAGGTAGTGTACTGGAAAACGAGAAAAAATCTGTAGGCGTAGTCCATAGTATTGTAGGCCAGCGCAGATTTACCGTAGAAGTGACAGGGGAAGCCAACCATGCTGGTACGACTCCGATGGGTTACCGCAAGGATACCGTTCATGCAGCTAGCACCATGATCTGTGACGTGATGAATAGAACGAAAAAACACGGAGATCCGTTAGTAGCGACGGTGGGCAAAATTGAAGTCAAGCCAAACGTGGTTAACGTGGTTCCGGGCTATACCCTATTTACAATGGATATTCGCCATACTGAGAAAAAAGCGCTTGTCCAATTTACTGAAGAGATTATGGCTTCTATGAATGCTATTGCAGAAGAAATGGGCGTAGGATTAAAGGTCGATATGTGGATGGATGCAGACCCAGTTCCTATGGATAAACGCGTGGTCGAAGTAATCGAAAGTCAGTGTAAGGAAAACGGCTTGAATTATAAGCTGATGCACAGCGGAGCGGGACATGATGCCCAAATCCTAGCGCCATTTGTTCCATCGGCAATGATTTTTGTACCAAGTAGAAAGGGAATTAGCCACAACCCAGCTGAGTATACCGAGCCACATGATCTGGCAGAGGGCGTGAAAGCTCTGATCGGAACTCTTTATGAGCTGGCATACAAAGAATAGGCGATCGTCATGGCGTATCGTCTGCCCATACTCTCATCATAAGGAGCAGAAAAGAGATGAACGAACATACCCCAGCAGCTAAACAAGGTGGTCTTGAGTATTGGAAAAAGGTCGTCATTCTGTTTTGTCTTGGGTGGACTGTCATCTGGATTTACAGAACTGTACTTAACCCGATTTTACCGGAAATTAAAGTGCAGCTTGGTGTTGAATCAGATGCCAGCATGGGTCTAATCTCCAGTATGTTTTTCCTGGCGTATACCTCTATGCAGATTCCATCCGGATTTCTTGCTGATAAATTTGGAAGAAAAATAATGCTGATTCCAGGCTTCTTGATCTTTGCTTTTGGAGCCTTTACGGTCGGGATCGCACCATCTCTGGTTTTCCTGCTTGTGGGAAGTTTTCTGGCAGGACTTGGACAAGGGACCTATTATGGACCGGCTTACTCGATCTCATCCTCTGCAATTCCGAATGAAAAGCGAGGCTTCTCCACTGCCATTATCAACAGCGGTTCGGCTCTCGGAATGGCCATTGGATATATCGGTTCCTCGTACATGGTGAAGGGGCTTGGTTGGGACTGGAGACCTTTAATTTATGTAACAGGTGCTTTGATTATTATTATCGTTATTGCCTTTGCAAAAGTTATTAAGGAAAAGCCGGCAGCAAATGCTGTTGAAGGAAGCAAAGAAAAAGATCCAAATGATAAAGCAACGATGAAAACGCTTTTTGGAGATATCCGCATGATTTCAGCTTACGTCATTTACTTTTCCGTCTGTTACGGGTATTACATGATCGTAACCTGGCTTCCTAGTTACCTGCAAATGGAGAGAGGATTTCAGGGCGCTGCTATCGGATTTGCCTCGGCTCTGGTTGCCTTTGCTTCTGTTCCAGGTGCTCTATTGTTCAGCCGTTTGTCTGACAAGTTTAAGAATAAAAAGATTATGGTTGTTATTTTGTTACAAGTCATTGCCGCAGTTACACTGTATCTGACAGTAGCGATTCAAAATAACGAATTACTCATTTTGTTTTTAATCATGTATGGATTCTTCGGTAAACTAGCCGTCGATCCGATTATGATCTCTTACGTGGCAGACATTGCCCCTAAACAAGGGTATAGCACTACATTCGGCGTGTTTAACTTTTTTGGGATGATGTCATCTGTAGTCGCTCCGTTCGTAACCGGTTTGATTTCGGACGCTACGGGAAGTAAAATCTTGGGCTTTTATCTTGCTATCGGTATTATTATTGTATGTACGGTATTCCTGTTCTTTGCAAATATGAGAAGTAACTCGCGCAGTAAGAGGTTACCTGATGATGAGCAAGAATTCAAATTTAGCAAATGATTTCTAGGTATCATACTGACGGAATCATTTTCACAAAAATCGTAGAGAGAAATGGAGAGAAATATCATGGGATATCCAACTGACTTACTATCCAGCCGTTCCATCATAAAACATGGGAAATATGCTTTACTTGCTCCGGAAGGTCTAG
This is a stretch of genomic DNA from Brevibacillus laterosporus DSM 25. It encodes these proteins:
- the allC gene encoding allantoate deiminase, whose product is MGELSKEIVQHLEWLGHFGKEPEGGISRFLYSKEWLEAQKALEDWMNKEGFDFHFDEVGNLFGGLQGTKYQDETILTGSHVDTVGNGGLYDGQYGIIAGLLAIKYLKEKYGNPLRNLQVVSMAEEEGSRFPYAFWGSKNIVCTAKREEVENIADFDGIAFVDAMRECGFDFRKESTELRKDLKTFVEIHIEQGSVLENEKKSVGVVHSIVGQRRFTVEVTGEANHAGTTPMGYRKDTVHAASTMICDVMNRTKKHGDPLVATVGKIEVKPNVVNVVPGYTLFTMDIRHTEKKALVQFTEEIMASMNAIAEEMGVGLKVDMWMDADPVPMDKRVVEVIESQCKENGLNYKLMHSGAGHDAQILAPFVPSAMIFVPSRKGISHNPAEYTEPHDLAEGVKALIGTLYELAYKE
- a CDS encoding alpha/beta hydrolase: MRTICYKTVNGINLLGDFYSASNTNSPVIVYIHGGGFIFGSRKEILQEQVKQYNQAGFHVFSIDYRLAPETKLPAIIEDVRDALRWVCDQAPSMLDIEPSAIAVIGSSAGGYLALLAGSKESYVKAVVSFYGYGDIRGGWASEPSPFYLQKTIVPKKLADQLITKEILTESSIQQRFGLYLYYRQQGSWIRETTGLGPIQNKEELRLLCPIECVDHSSPPIMLLHGETDHDVPCEESICMAERLKRAGIEHTLLTLPGEDHLFDRQLDKENVQQAFAQVLDFLHRHLT
- a CDS encoding PucR family transcriptional regulator — its product is MEFRIEHLLKMDRLQDAVVLGGKKGLSNVIKGITIMEAPDIADWLKGGEMLLTSLYPIRNYTEEEQREFVSRLADKGVSALLIKNHRFVKKIPDAIVEAGEKSDLPIIQIPQDIPYVDVLYPVMEELFNNQVMKLKYFIEVHDRFTALSLTDAGLESIITTLGELIGNPVAIYDRNFVCMTATSSYTMPTEQQESIVERGKTVETKFPYYWLTAQVTEFESETKLVEQLVVPIRTINHIKVHLVITEVRKQLEELDFIAIENAATALSLELVKQFAVAEVEREFKNDIIDDLLAGKSQMLETVYHRANLIGWDLDRSYAVLLFHVKEEFTSLSQNEMNKPRSSRRLQTKTFSYLHEVVRSHFADGILRRRGDTIILLLPVNQQEGKGKNWLPTVKEKAREIQENIREKAKDIVVQVGIGNVAETVMDISGRYQEAQDALDLGEKLYGKESITAFAELGLFRLLCQFPDPAVLTSFIPPSLSRLVESKNAIKNDLLHTLEVFLEHNQNAAKAAHDLFVHYKTVMYRLERIREITGMDFEDSEEMLGVRVGLKILNLVKTDR
- a CDS encoding MFS transporter is translated as MNEHTPAAKQGGLEYWKKVVILFCLGWTVIWIYRTVLNPILPEIKVQLGVESDASMGLISSMFFLAYTSMQIPSGFLADKFGRKIMLIPGFLIFAFGAFTVGIAPSLVFLLVGSFLAGLGQGTYYGPAYSISSSAIPNEKRGFSTAIINSGSALGMAIGYIGSSYMVKGLGWDWRPLIYVTGALIIIIVIAFAKVIKEKPAANAVEGSKEKDPNDKATMKTLFGDIRMISAYVIYFSVCYGYYMIVTWLPSYLQMERGFQGAAIGFASALVAFASVPGALLFSRLSDKFKNKKIMVVILLQVIAAVTLYLTVAIQNNELLILFLIMYGFFGKLAVDPIMISYVADIAPKQGYSTTFGVFNFFGMMSSVVAPFVTGLISDATGSKILGFYLAIGIIIVCTVFLFFANMRSNSRSKRLPDDEQEFKFSK
- a CDS encoding ABC transporter substrate-binding protein; this encodes MNKKLMLVGLIALFMLVLAACGGGEKPNEASSTSSNNKETARAEVDNAGASETRTIEYLGEKYTVLQKVEKIVITGAMEAMEDAVVLDVHPVGAISIGGKFPEMFASVTGKSESIGEKQEPNFEKILLLKPDVILGSSKFQKEAVEKLQKIAPTILVSHIATDWESNLKLMAELTGKQAEADKILSQYETDTQAVKALLKEKLQGKKVATVRIRGSQVFVYPKDVYFNPVLYDEIGLEVPQQISMAKTQEAISIEQLAEMNPDYLFVQFSTSETQDAKHAFEDLKKNPVIQNLNAFKQDHVYVNVVDPLMEGGPAYSRIKFLEGVQKHLDK